Proteins from one Pontibacter korlensis genomic window:
- a CDS encoding transposase, with translation MKGSLPCQVRVFTNREALSEDCALPETILSEEISRPGIVVFDRGVQSKRALAQLDEQGRVFVTRCKVGSHYREQEPLAVGAQPQGATVTVLSDAWVCFRERGAHYAGRPLRLVKVRASGEEIWFVTSITWLEAYQVAAIYQERWQIEGLIKFLKQHLQPGHLVTREMNGIQVMRCMTLIVALLLIVYRKLDSDRRAKMRFAQELDTEIVRQIVLFCGGDPAKMENLVT, from the coding sequence ATGAAAGGCAGCCTGCCCTGCCAGGTGCGCGTGTTCACCAACCGGGAGGCCCTGAGCGAGGACTGCGCCCTGCCCGAGACGATCCTCTCCGAGGAGATCTCCCGCCCGGGTATCGTGGTCTTTGACCGGGGCGTGCAGTCGAAGCGGGCCCTGGCACAGCTCGACGAGCAGGGCCGAGTCTTTGTCACGCGCTGCAAGGTGGGCTCCCACTACCGGGAACAGGAGCCCCTGGCAGTGGGCGCCCAGCCGCAAGGGGCCACCGTCACCGTCCTGAGCGATGCCTGGGTCTGCTTCCGGGAGCGGGGCGCCCACTACGCGGGCAGGCCGCTGCGGCTGGTCAAGGTCCGGGCCTCGGGGGAAGAGATCTGGTTTGTCACCAGCATCACCTGGCTGGAGGCCTACCAGGTGGCGGCCATCTACCAGGAGCGCTGGCAGATCGAGGGGCTCATCAAGTTCCTAAAGCAGCACCTGCAGCCCGGGCACCTGGTCACCCGGGAGATGAACGGCATCCAGGTCATGCGCTGCATGACTCTGATCGTGGCCCTGCTGCTCATCGTCTACCGCAAGCTCGACAGCGACCGGCGCGCCAAGATGCGTTTCGCCCAGGAGCTGGACACAGAAATAGTCCGGCAAATCGTGCTGTTCTGCGGCGGAGACCCTGCTA
- a CDS encoding DinB family protein: protein MQTQLIITPPAPEEFSGYMGNYVQQAKTENLIEGLTASYVYITGLVQGLTEEQLHFRYAEGKWSIKELMVHLIDAERIFSYRALRFARQDKTELPGFDENQYAKVSKADSRDINSIVAEYTSLRTSTIELFKSFDDEALQQRGVASGQEVSVRALGYVILGHEVHHQKIIRERYLKG from the coding sequence ATGCAAACGCAACTGATAATTACGCCACCAGCACCAGAAGAATTCAGCGGCTACATGGGCAACTATGTGCAGCAGGCCAAAACAGAGAACCTGATTGAGGGACTAACTGCCAGCTATGTTTACATTACCGGACTAGTGCAGGGGCTGACGGAGGAGCAGCTGCATTTCCGTTATGCGGAAGGCAAGTGGAGTATCAAAGAACTGATGGTGCACTTGATTGATGCGGAGCGTATCTTCTCTTACAGGGCACTCCGATTTGCACGCCAGGATAAAACGGAACTACCGGGCTTTGATGAGAACCAGTATGCCAAAGTATCCAAGGCTGATTCCCGCGATATCAACTCAATTGTAGCTGAATATACTTCTCTGCGCACTTCTACTATTGAGCTATTCAAAAGCTTTGATGATGAGGCGCTGCAGCAGAGGGGTGTAGCCAGTGGGCAGGAAGTTAGCGTACGTGCGCTAGGTTATGTCATACTCGGTCACGAGGTACACCACCAGAAAATCATACGAGAGCGTTACCTGAAGGGCTAA
- a CDS encoding SLC13 family permease — MHFTRRNIGMIVAPLLALLVWILTPALEYQARLVATIMSFCLVFWMTEVIPLSMTAFLGVLIAVIFGVAEINTAFQNLGHPIILLFIGSFLLARSMTRHGLDKRIALFILSRPFFQQSLFRLFLGFSSISFLLSMWVSNSVTVAMLLPLIIGVTQLLSAEQGRGPAIYFLLGIAYSASIGGVSTIIGSPPNLIGVNYLAQQGIRLDFLQWMYLALPMSLSMYGLMLLYMRYFLNKCGYNRQSVQAYVAEHQRQKEKLRMGELVTMGVFVIAVVLWLSPGVLNLLGMEEAYTFMSTYFAESTVAVLAALLLFLIPPGQENQGRGTLTAEDLVKIDWDTILLFGGGMALGQLVVSSGLADMIGRNITTFVDPNQQALLVLVLVFLVLMLTEISSNTAIAITFVPIIIGVLQGLNLPVLYPVLGVVVACSMAFMLPVATPPNAIVYGSKQVPISQMVRIGFLLNLVATLLITTLVLLYMQL; from the coding sequence ATGCATTTTACCCGAAGAAATATAGGAATGATCGTAGCGCCTTTGCTGGCACTGCTTGTCTGGATACTAACGCCTGCTCTGGAGTATCAGGCACGTTTGGTGGCTACCATCATGTCTTTTTGCCTGGTGTTCTGGATGACGGAGGTTATCCCGCTCTCCATGACAGCCTTTTTGGGAGTGCTCATAGCTGTTATTTTTGGCGTAGCCGAGATCAATACAGCCTTTCAGAACCTGGGGCATCCCATCATCCTGCTGTTTATAGGCAGTTTCCTGTTGGCCCGCTCCATGACACGGCATGGCCTAGATAAACGCATTGCCCTTTTTATACTTTCACGGCCGTTTTTTCAGCAGAGTCTGTTTCGCCTATTTCTTGGCTTCTCCAGTATCTCCTTCCTGCTCTCTATGTGGGTGAGCAATTCGGTTACAGTAGCCATGCTGCTACCGCTCATAATAGGTGTAACGCAACTCTTGTCTGCCGAACAGGGCAGAGGACCTGCAATATATTTCCTCCTGGGCATAGCCTACAGTGCTTCCATCGGAGGGGTGAGCACCATCATTGGCTCACCTCCAAACCTGATTGGGGTAAATTACCTGGCGCAACAGGGCATCCGGCTTGATTTCCTGCAGTGGATGTACCTAGCCCTGCCGATGTCTTTAAGTATGTATGGCCTTATGCTGCTGTACATGCGCTACTTCCTGAACAAGTGTGGCTATAACAGGCAGTCAGTGCAAGCATATGTAGCCGAGCATCAGCGTCAGAAGGAAAAGCTGCGAATGGGAGAGTTGGTGACAATGGGCGTTTTTGTTATTGCTGTAGTACTCTGGCTGTCACCGGGCGTGCTTAACCTGCTGGGTATGGAGGAGGCTTATACGTTTATGAGCACCTATTTTGCCGAGAGTACGGTAGCTGTGCTGGCGGCGCTGCTTTTATTCCTAATCCCGCCGGGGCAGGAGAACCAGGGTAGGGGAACGCTAACGGCAGAGGACCTGGTAAAGATAGACTGGGATACTATCCTGCTTTTTGGTGGCGGTATGGCGCTGGGGCAGTTGGTAGTAAGTTCTGGCCTTGCCGACATGATCGGGCGAAACATCACTACTTTTGTAGACCCAAACCAACAGGCACTGTTGGTGCTGGTTCTGGTGTTCCTGGTGCTAATGCTAACAGAAATCAGCTCCAATACGGCTATTGCCATCACCTTTGTACCCATTATCATTGGTGTGCTGCAGGGGTTGAACTTACCGGTTCTTTATCCGGTTTTGGGAGTAGTGGTGGCCTGTAGTATGGCTTTTATGCTGCCAGTGGCCACGCCACCTAACGCTATTGTTTATGGTAGCAAACAAGTGCCAATAAGCCAGATGGTGCGAATAGGTTTCCTTCTCAATCTGGTGGCTACATTGCTCATTACTACCCTGGTGTTGCTTTACATGCAGCTGTAA
- the priA gene encoding replication restart helicase PriA has translation MSELLNFNYPPEPATDRVTLFADVILPLPLPKLYTYRIPYEMNDEVSVGVRVIVQFGAKKVLSCIVADIHENAPADYQAKYILDVLDDKPIITAPQLKLFKWIADYYMCTLGEVINAALPSALKLSSESRIQLHPHYNPEEDEIIFAPQEEKIIFALQNNQALTFTEVGNLLQIKSYHKFIKSLIQKEAIIIFEQVSDKFSPKVVKKVRIAEHFVQEEGMLEELFNQLTPQPKQLDVLLNYLQFVPVHQDINLNYRGIEKNALTNNPHLSASSINTLIKKGVLEQFDQIVSRFPMEHESQQLPMALSEHQLQAKDEILGLFKEKETVLLHGVTGSGKTEVYIDLIKHALDSGGQVLYLLPEIALTAQIVTRLMKVFGDKLGIYHSKFSDNERAEVWQGVLSGRFQVVIGVRSSIFLPFHDLSLVIVDEEHEPSYKQYDPAPRYNARETALMMAHLQGAKTLLGSATPSIESYYNCKTGRWGLVNMTKRFGEAKLPEIELVDTRREQQRKNMHSHFSAKLLNDIEERLKRHEQVILFQNRRGYAPFISCDECSWIPKCKFCAVSLSYHKFNNELRCHYCGYHERMPHDCPACGATTLRSMGFGTEKVEDELKLLLPEAEVQRMDLDTTKKKNSYQQIISDFESGRTNVLVGTQMVTKGLDFENVSLVGILNADTIINFPDFRAHERAYQLFVQVSGRAGRKGKPGSVIIQTRDPLQPIFNKVRSNDYQTLYEHEIEERMRFGYPPFTRMIRVTVKHVDDKTAENAAIVLAKDLTDRLGKQQVLGPEVPYIFKIRNLFLQEIHIKLPRETTNLKSAKGQIAQAIFNLKLLADFKGVRIVADVDPM, from the coding sequence TTGTCTGAGCTACTGAACTTTAATTACCCGCCGGAGCCGGCTACAGATCGCGTTACGCTGTTTGCTGACGTGATTCTGCCCCTGCCCCTGCCCAAGCTGTATACTTATCGCATCCCATATGAGATGAACGATGAAGTATCGGTAGGGGTGCGGGTAATTGTGCAGTTTGGAGCCAAAAAGGTATTGAGCTGTATTGTAGCCGATATCCATGAAAATGCCCCGGCCGATTACCAGGCCAAGTATATTCTGGATGTGCTGGACGATAAACCGATTATTACGGCACCACAGTTAAAGCTCTTTAAATGGATTGCTGATTATTACATGTGCACCCTGGGCGAGGTGATCAACGCCGCGCTGCCTTCCGCGCTCAAGCTCAGCAGCGAGTCCCGGATACAGCTGCACCCGCACTACAACCCTGAAGAAGACGAGATTATATTCGCGCCGCAGGAAGAGAAAATCATTTTTGCGCTGCAGAACAATCAGGCACTTACTTTTACTGAGGTTGGCAACCTGCTCCAGATCAAGAGCTACCACAAGTTCATCAAATCGCTCATCCAGAAAGAGGCTATTATCATTTTTGAACAGGTAAGTGATAAGTTCTCTCCTAAAGTAGTGAAGAAGGTGCGTATTGCCGAGCATTTTGTACAGGAAGAGGGCATGCTGGAAGAGCTTTTTAACCAGCTAACGCCACAGCCTAAACAGCTCGATGTGCTGCTGAACTACCTGCAGTTTGTACCTGTGCACCAAGACATTAATCTGAACTACCGCGGCATCGAAAAAAACGCCTTAACGAACAACCCACACCTGTCAGCCTCCTCCATCAATACCCTTATCAAAAAAGGCGTACTGGAGCAGTTTGACCAGATTGTGTCGCGCTTTCCGATGGAGCATGAGTCGCAGCAGCTGCCTATGGCGCTGTCAGAACATCAGCTGCAGGCCAAGGATGAGATTTTGGGCTTGTTTAAGGAGAAGGAGACGGTGCTGCTGCATGGCGTTACGGGCAGTGGTAAAACCGAGGTATACATCGACCTGATCAAACACGCGTTAGACAGCGGGGGGCAGGTTTTATACTTGCTGCCGGAGATTGCCCTCACGGCTCAGATCGTGACGCGTCTGATGAAAGTTTTTGGCGACAAGTTAGGCATCTATCACTCCAAATTCTCCGATAACGAGCGCGCGGAAGTATGGCAAGGTGTTCTTTCCGGTCGCTTCCAGGTGGTGATCGGTGTTCGTTCATCCATTTTCCTGCCTTTCCACGACCTGTCGCTTGTGATTGTAGATGAGGAGCATGAGCCAAGCTATAAGCAGTACGACCCGGCACCACGCTACAACGCCCGTGAAACAGCGCTCATGATGGCGCACCTGCAGGGTGCTAAAACCTTACTGGGCTCAGCCACGCCATCTATAGAAAGCTACTACAACTGCAAAACAGGCCGTTGGGGCTTGGTAAATATGACCAAGCGTTTCGGCGAAGCTAAATTGCCAGAAATTGAGCTGGTGGACACCCGCCGCGAGCAACAGCGTAAAAATATGCACAGCCACTTTTCGGCTAAGCTACTAAATGACATTGAAGAGCGACTGAAGCGACATGAGCAGGTGATCCTGTTCCAGAACCGTCGTGGCTATGCTCCTTTTATCTCCTGCGACGAGTGCTCCTGGATACCTAAGTGCAAGTTCTGCGCTGTTAGCCTCTCCTACCATAAGTTTAACAACGAACTGCGCTGCCACTATTGTGGTTACCATGAGCGCATGCCCCACGACTGCCCCGCCTGCGGTGCCACTACCCTCCGAAGTATGGGTTTCGGTACCGAGAAGGTAGAAGATGAGCTTAAACTACTTCTGCCTGAGGCTGAGGTGCAGAGAATGGACCTGGACACTACTAAAAAGAAGAACAGCTATCAGCAGATCATTTCTGACTTTGAGAGCGGCCGCACCAATGTATTGGTGGGAACACAAATGGTAACCAAAGGCCTCGACTTTGAAAATGTGAGTCTGGTGGGTATACTCAATGCCGATACTATTATCAACTTCCCCGACTTTAGGGCACATGAGCGGGCTTACCAATTGTTTGTGCAGGTAAGCGGGCGCGCTGGCCGCAAAGGTAAGCCAGGCTCTGTGATCATCCAGACCCGCGACCCGCTGCAGCCCATCTTCAACAAGGTACGCAGCAATGATTACCAGACACTGTACGAGCACGAGATTGAGGAGCGCATGCGCTTTGGTTATCCGCCGTTCACGCGTATGATTCGCGTTACCGTAAAGCATGTTGACGACAAAACGGCTGAGAATGCCGCCATTGTGCTGGCCAAGGACTTAACCGATAGGCTGGGCAAACAGCAGGTACTAGGACCGGAAGTACCTTACATTTTTAAGATTAGGAACCTGTTCCTGCAGGAGATCCATATAAAGTTACCACGCGAGACAACCAACCTGAAATCTGCTAAGGGCCAGATAGCACAAGCCATCTTCAACCTGAAGTTGCTGGCTGACTTCAAAGGTGTAAGAATAGTAGCTGACGTGGATCCAATGTAA
- a CDS encoding endonuclease/exonuclease/phosphatase family protein, which yields MIARTVYLASLLLLLCTTSILAQTNTMRIATYNIRYDNVNDTVNAWSKRLPVIADLVQFHDFDIFGTQEGLHHQLQGLNEELPGYAYIGVGRDDGKQKGEFAAVFYKKDKYKLLKQGNFWLSETPDKPGKGWDADFPRVCTWGLFKEQGSGLEFYLFNVHFDHRGEQARKESVKLILQKVKDIAGKAPIILAGDFNFDQNDEKYKTMSASDLKDAYHLAGKRYAHRGTFNGFEATRKTDERIDHIWLSPIFSVTRYGILTDTYANGLFPSDHFPVVAEVMFEVKKK from the coding sequence ATGATAGCCAGAACTGTATACCTTGCCAGCTTATTGCTGCTGCTTTGTACTACATCCATCCTTGCCCAAACAAACACCATGCGCATAGCCACTTACAACATCCGCTATGACAATGTAAACGACACGGTAAATGCCTGGAGTAAACGCTTGCCCGTTATTGCAGACCTTGTGCAGTTTCATGACTTTGACATTTTTGGTACGCAAGAGGGACTACATCATCAGCTGCAGGGGCTAAACGAGGAACTGCCCGGCTATGCTTATATTGGTGTGGGCCGCGACGATGGCAAGCAGAAAGGAGAGTTTGCTGCTGTGTTTTACAAGAAAGACAAGTATAAACTGCTAAAGCAGGGCAACTTCTGGCTTTCTGAAACGCCCGATAAACCTGGTAAAGGCTGGGATGCTGACTTCCCGCGTGTGTGTACCTGGGGACTGTTTAAGGAGCAGGGTTCTGGATTGGAGTTTTACCTTTTTAACGTGCACTTCGACCACAGAGGAGAGCAGGCTCGCAAGGAAAGCGTGAAACTGATCCTGCAGAAGGTAAAAGATATAGCTGGAAAAGCACCTATTATACTTGCCGGCGATTTCAACTTTGATCAGAATGATGAGAAGTATAAAACTATGTCTGCCTCTGATTTAAAAGATGCTTACCACTTGGCAGGGAAGCGTTATGCCCACCGCGGTACCTTTAATGGTTTTGAGGCAACCCGAAAAACAGATGAGCGCATCGACCACATCTGGCTTAGCCCCATTTTCAGTGTTACGCGTTACGGAATACTAACGGACACATATGCTAATGGCCTCTTCCCCTCAGACCACTTCCCGGTAGTGGCGGAGGTAATGTTTGAGGTAAAGAAAAAGTAA
- a CDS encoding CPBP family intramembrane glutamic endopeptidase, protein MDRSLRVTLVTVVAFGIHFIFDDVYFKSIRGSINEVIEQFGISHIVAYLIVGIPIFAGTLLISKRNKFFHNLGLNKSFLQALVFAVVCTLPMFIGFAFFFDFNPDIKLNTLLVSILAAAFFEELYFRGFLFGQLYKHTSQGFIASVLLGALLFGLIHLYQSNNFNELIGIFLVTFLGAILFAWVYVEWDYNLWVPILLHLFMNLAWEVYSAGDNALGGAYSNVFRTLTIVLIITTTILYKKWKGIPLEINRSTFLMRKQNIAIAVENNSLSTKSKVTG, encoded by the coding sequence ATGGATAGGTCATTAAGAGTTACTTTGGTTACAGTTGTGGCATTTGGAATACACTTCATTTTCGATGATGTCTACTTTAAAAGTATTAGAGGCTCGATAAATGAAGTTATCGAGCAATTCGGTATAAGCCATATCGTTGCTTATCTCATCGTAGGAATTCCAATATTTGCTGGAACGCTTTTAATTAGCAAAAGGAATAAGTTCTTTCACAATTTGGGCCTAAACAAGAGCTTTTTGCAAGCATTGGTATTTGCTGTAGTCTGTACATTACCAATGTTCATAGGGTTTGCTTTCTTTTTTGATTTTAACCCAGACATAAAGCTAAACACCTTACTGGTTTCTATTCTGGCTGCCGCGTTTTTCGAGGAACTCTACTTTCGTGGCTTCCTATTTGGGCAGCTTTACAAACATACATCTCAAGGCTTTATAGCTTCTGTTTTGTTAGGAGCTCTCCTTTTTGGGCTAATTCACTTGTATCAAAGCAATAATTTCAACGAACTGATCGGCATATTCTTAGTTACTTTTCTAGGCGCAATTTTATTTGCGTGGGTGTACGTAGAGTGGGATTATAATTTGTGGGTGCCCATACTACTTCACTTATTCATGAACTTAGCTTGGGAAGTTTATAGTGCAGGAGATAATGCGCTCGGAGGAGCATACTCAAATGTGTTTAGAACCCTTACCATTGTTTTGATCATTACCACAACCATTTTATATAAAAAGTGGAAAGGAATACCTCTGGAAATAAACAGGAGCACCTTTCTAATGAGAAAGCAGAATATAGCAATAGCCGTAGAAAACAACAGCTTAAGTACTAAATCTAAAGTAACAGGCTAA
- a CDS encoding GNAT family N-acetyltransferase produces MITYKTSENDTELEGILSLQKANLKIGLPEGEIESQGFVTVDHSLEVLQRFNQIEKHVIAKDGEKVVGYVLAMTKESRFDIPILLPMFEVFDNIKFRGKVVSAYNYMVVGQVCVDKDYRGKGIFGDCYLTYKQHYSEKYDFAITEIAKSNLRSLKAHNRVGFEEVHSYLDPDQTAWSIVVWDWKNSK; encoded by the coding sequence ATGATAACTTATAAGACATCTGAGAACGATACAGAATTAGAAGGAATCTTATCTTTGCAAAAGGCAAATTTGAAAATAGGCTTACCTGAAGGAGAAATAGAAAGCCAGGGTTTTGTAACAGTAGACCATAGCCTGGAAGTATTACAGAGATTCAATCAAATCGAAAAGCATGTAATTGCCAAAGATGGAGAAAAGGTAGTGGGCTATGTCTTGGCGATGACGAAAGAATCAAGGTTTGATATACCAATATTACTTCCCATGTTCGAGGTATTTGACAACATCAAGTTTAGAGGTAAAGTTGTGTCAGCTTACAATTACATGGTTGTAGGACAGGTATGTGTGGATAAGGATTACCGGGGGAAGGGAATATTTGGAGACTGTTATTTGACGTACAAACAACACTACTCCGAAAAATACGATTTTGCAATAACAGAAATAGCAAAATCAAATCTGCGTTCACTCAAAGCCCATAACAGAGTTGGATTTGAAGAAGTACATTCCTATCTAGATCCTGACCAAACTGCATGGAGTATTGTGGTTTGGGATTGGAAAAACAGCAAGTAA
- a CDS encoding M20/M25/M40 family metallo-hydrolase, which yields MKLKLTALALACGFATTTSAQELGTITQDKVTQIVSTLSADDMEGRASFTPGIDKAAKFIQSEFQRIGLQPIPGEDDLLQSFGMYRVAPVEKEAKLNKSKIQPEHIFAITDKKELEWKHKGKQKVMKIGEDDDFRNVLRALKNEQEDVLVLVHPKHQEIFERYQHYMGQGSVKKELGDGNSKVFILTDQLSPKKYSIEIENKIEQLQLTNVAGMIEGKRKNEYVVFSGHYDHIGIQTPVDGDSIANGADDDAAGTTAMMLLAEYYKKQAQPERTLLFVAFTAEEMGGFGSKHFSEQLNPDQIVAMFNIEMVGKPSKFGPNSAYLTGFERSNLGQLMQQRLEGTTYSIHPDPYPEQNLFYRSDNATLARLGVPAHTISSVQIDQDKTYHTVNDELEQLNMEHLTNMIRAIALASEGVVNGEDTPTRVDKSQVK from the coding sequence ATGAAACTGAAACTCACCGCGCTGGCTCTTGCCTGCGGATTTGCCACAACAACTTCGGCACAAGAGCTGGGCACCATTACGCAAGACAAAGTTACCCAAATCGTATCCACCCTCAGCGCCGACGACATGGAGGGCCGTGCCTCGTTTACGCCTGGCATAGATAAAGCGGCTAAGTTTATACAAAGCGAATTTCAGCGGATAGGGTTGCAGCCAATTCCAGGTGAAGATGACCTGTTGCAAAGTTTTGGAATGTACCGTGTTGCTCCGGTAGAAAAAGAAGCTAAGCTGAATAAATCAAAAATCCAGCCTGAGCACATCTTTGCCATCACAGATAAAAAAGAACTGGAGTGGAAGCACAAGGGCAAACAAAAGGTGATGAAGATTGGGGAAGATGATGACTTCAGAAATGTACTGAGGGCACTTAAAAACGAGCAGGAGGACGTGCTGGTACTGGTGCACCCGAAACACCAGGAAATATTTGAGCGCTACCAGCACTACATGGGGCAAGGCAGTGTAAAAAAAGAGCTGGGGGATGGCAACAGTAAAGTCTTTATCCTGACCGACCAGCTAAGCCCGAAAAAGTATAGCATTGAGATCGAGAATAAAATTGAGCAACTGCAGCTAACAAATGTTGCAGGCATGATCGAGGGAAAGCGCAAGAATGAGTATGTAGTGTTCTCGGGCCACTATGACCATATTGGTATACAAACACCTGTAGATGGTGACAGCATTGCCAACGGTGCCGACGACGATGCTGCCGGCACAACCGCAATGATGCTGCTGGCTGAATACTACAAGAAGCAAGCGCAACCAGAGCGCACGCTTCTCTTCGTTGCTTTTACGGCAGAGGAAATGGGTGGCTTTGGCTCCAAGCATTTTTCTGAGCAGCTTAACCCTGACCAGATTGTGGCCATGTTCAATATTGAGATGGTAGGCAAACCTTCTAAATTCGGACCCAACAGCGCCTACCTCACCGGCTTTGAGCGTTCTAACCTGGGCCAGTTAATGCAGCAAAGGCTGGAAGGAACCACCTATAGCATCCACCCTGACCCTTACCCAGAGCAAAACCTCTTTTACCGTTCCGACAACGCTACCCTGGCCCGCTTAGGGGTTCCTGCACACACCATCTCCTCGGTGCAGATCGACCAGGACAAGACCTATCACACGGTAAATGATGAGCTGGAGCAGCTAAACATGGAGCACCTGACCAATATGATCAGAGCCATAGCCTTGGCATCGGAGGGCGTAGTAAACGGCGAGGATACACCGACACGAGTGGATAAGTCTCAGGTGAAGTAA
- a CDS encoding AI-2E family transporter, with product MNNSTGINWLRLLQYVVLVSAILYFGSTLFIPLSFALLISFVLYPVCLWLEQKGLPRWAAILLCLLLLIVLVGGLVFLLVRQVLRFGQEWPQLQAKIGAAWGDISSYIEHRFGVDTTQQVEWLETMATDVASSAFKMVQGVVYTSAVSLVLFVLIPIYVALILYTRETLAKALFSFFPQQEHSKIKQILHETIITYYNFIKGMAIVYLVVGVLNSLGLFIIGVPHAIFFGVVASVLTFIPYVGITIGAILPMTVAWITYDSLWYPAGVVAVFAVVQYLEANLIFPWAVSARLQVNMLFTLLAIVAGGILWGASGMILFIPFLAIFKLIADKNESMRPFSLLLGSGKKVEK from the coding sequence ATGAACAATAGCACGGGGATAAACTGGCTGAGACTGCTGCAATATGTAGTACTCGTTTCAGCAATTCTATACTTCGGGAGCACACTGTTTATACCGTTGAGCTTTGCCCTGCTCATTAGCTTTGTGCTCTACCCTGTTTGTTTGTGGCTGGAGCAAAAAGGTCTACCACGTTGGGCGGCTATTTTACTGTGCCTTTTGCTTTTGATTGTGTTAGTAGGCGGGCTTGTTTTTTTATTGGTGCGCCAGGTGCTGCGCTTTGGACAGGAGTGGCCTCAGCTACAGGCGAAAATTGGTGCGGCTTGGGGTGATATCAGCTCTTATATAGAGCATCGATTCGGTGTAGATACGACCCAGCAGGTAGAGTGGCTTGAGACAATGGCTACTGATGTGGCTTCCTCAGCTTTTAAAATGGTGCAGGGGGTGGTATATACTTCGGCTGTTTCGCTGGTGCTCTTTGTGCTGATTCCCATTTATGTGGCCCTTATACTTTATACCCGTGAGACACTGGCCAAGGCCTTGTTCTCTTTCTTTCCGCAGCAGGAGCATAGCAAAATCAAGCAGATTCTGCACGAAACCATTATCACCTACTATAACTTCATCAAAGGTATGGCCATCGTATACCTGGTGGTGGGCGTCTTAAATAGCCTGGGGCTTTTTATTATTGGAGTGCCGCATGCGATTTTCTTTGGCGTAGTGGCTTCTGTACTAACTTTTATACCATATGTGGGCATAACCATTGGAGCCATACTCCCAATGACGGTTGCCTGGATAACCTACGACTCACTTTGGTACCCAGCTGGAGTGGTGGCAGTATTTGCGGTAGTACAATACCTGGAGGCTAACCTGATTTTCCCCTGGGCAGTCAGTGCGCGCCTGCAGGTTAACATGCTCTTCACTCTATTGGCTATAGTAGCAGGTGGCATACTTTGGGGTGCTTCAGGTATGATTCTGTTTATTCCCTTCCTGGCCATATTTAAACTAATTGCTGATAAGAATGAAAGTATGCGGCCTTTTTCGTTGCTTTTGGGTAGTGGAAAAAAGGTGGAGAAGTAA